The Canis lupus familiaris isolate Mischka breed German Shepherd chromosome X, alternate assembly UU_Cfam_GSD_1.0, whole genome shotgun sequence genome has a segment encoding these proteins:
- the MOSPD2 gene encoding motile sperm domain-containing protein 2 isoform X1, which produces MAEYHAQNKAKLISETRRRFEAEYVTDKPDKYDPRDVERLQQDDNWVESYLLWRHNVVDETLKMLDESFQWRKEMSVNDLTESSIPRWLLEIGGIYLHGYDKEGNKLFWIRVKYHVKDHKTMLDKKKLIAFWLERYAKRENGKPVTVMFDLSETGINSIDMDFVRFIINCFKVYYPKYLSKMVIFDMPWIMNAAFKIVKSWLGPEAVSLLKFTSKNEVQDYVSVEYLPPHMGGTDPFKYSYPPLVDDDFQTPLCENGPIASEDEASSKEDIESDGKETLETVSNEEQTTLLKKINVTEHTSKAEENEKVDSKMKAFKKPLSVFKGPLLHISPAEELYFGSTESGEKKTLIVLTNVTKNVVAFKVRTTAPEKYRVKPSNSSCDPGASVDIVVSPHGGLTVSAQDRFLIMAAEMEQSSGTGPAELTQFWKEVPRNKVMEHRLRCHIVESSKPTTLTLKDSGFNMSDKTSEDLYLQLNRLLESNRKLEDQVQRCIWFQQLLLSLTMLLLAFVISFFYLLYS; this is translated from the exons ATAAGCCAGATAAATATGATCCACGTGATGTTGAAAGGCTACAACAAGATGATAACTGGGTTGAAAGCTACTTACTTTGGAGACATAATGTTGTCGATGAAACTCTGAAGATGCTTGATGAGAGTTTTCAGTGGAGGAAAGAAATGTCTGTTAACG ACCTGACTGAATCCTCCATTCCCAGATGGTTATTGGAAATTGGTGGTATTTATCTCCACGgttatgacaaagaaggcaacaAGTTGT TCTGGATCAGGGTGAAGTATCATGTAAAAGACCATAAAACCATGTTGGACAAAAAGAAGCTTATCGCATTCTGGTTGGAACGTTATGCTAAACGAGAAAATGGGAAACCCGTAACAGTGATGTTCGACCTGTCAGAGACTGGAATAAATAGCATC GACATGGACTTTGTACGCTTTATCATCAACTGCTTTAAGGTTTATTATCCTAAATACCTCT CAAAAATGGTGATCTTTGACATGCCTTGGATAATGAATG CTGCTTTCAAAATTGTGAAATCCTGGCTTGGCCCAGAAGCAGTGAGTTTGTTGAAGTTTACGAGTAAAAATGAAGTCCAAGACTATGTCAGCGTAGAATACCTGCCTCCCCACATGGGTGGAACT GATCCTTTTAAGTATAGCTATCCACCACTAGTAGATGATGACTTCCAGACACCCTTGTGTGAAAATGGGCCTATTGCCAGTGAGGATGAAGCTTCAAGTAAAGAAGATATAGAAAGTGATGGCAAAGAAACCTTGGAAACCGTTTCTAATGAAGAACAAACAACTCTTCTAAAAAAG attaaTGTGACTGAACATACTTCCaaagctgaagaaaatgaaaaggttgaTTCCAAAATGAAAGCTTTCAAAAAACCATTGAGTGTGTTTAAAGGGCCCTTATTACACATCAG CCCAGCGGAAGAACTGTATTTTGGAAGTACAGAATCTGGAGAGAAGAAAACTTTGATAGTGTTGACAAATGTAACGAAAAACGTCGTGGCATTTAAG GTGCGAACAACTGCTCCAGAAAAATACAGAGTCAAGCCAAGCAACAGCAGTTGTGACCCTGGAGCCTCAGTTGATATAGTTGTGTCTCCCCACGGGG GTTTAACAGTCTCTGCCCAAGACCGTTTTCTGATAATGGCTGCAGAAATGGAACAGTCATCTGGTACGGGCCCCGCAGAATTGACTCAGTTCTGGAAAGAAGTTCCAAGAAACAAAGTGATGGAGCATAG GTTAAGATGCCATATTGTTGAGAGCAGTAAACCAACCACCCTGACATTAAAAGACAGTGGTTTTAACATGTCTGATAAAACCAGTGAGGATCTTTATCTACAG CTCAATCGTTTACTAGAAAGCAATAGGAAGCTTGAAGACCAAGTTCAGCGTTGTATCTGGTTCCAGCAGCTGCTGCTTTCGTTAACAATGCTCTTGCTTGCTTTTGtcatctctttcttctatttGTTGTACAGTTAA
- the MOSPD2 gene encoding motile sperm domain-containing protein 2 isoform X2, with product MAEYHAQNKAKLISETRRRFEAEYVTDKPDKYDPRDVERLQQDDNWVESYLLWRHNVVDETLKMLDESFQWRKEMSVNDLTESSIPRWLLEIGGIYLHGYDKEGNKLFWIRVKYHVKDHKTMLDKKKLIAFWLERYAKRENGKPVTVMFDLSETGINSIDMDFVRFIINCFKVYYPKYLSKMVIFDMPWIMNAAFKIVKSWLGPEAVSLLKFTSKNEVQDYVSVEYLPPHMGGTDPFKYSYPPLVDDDFQTPLCENGPIASEDEASSKEDIESDGKETLETVSNEEQTTLLKKINVTEHTSKAEENEKVDSKMKAFKKPLSVFKGPLLHISPAEELYFGSTESGEKKTLIVLTNVTKNVVAFKVRTTAPEKYRVKPSNSSCDPGASVDIVVSPHGGLTVSAQDRFLIMAAEMEQSSGTGPAELTQFWKEVPRNKVMEHRLRCHIVESSKPTTLTLKDSGFNMSDKTSEDLYLQFATSRRENDFSTP from the exons ATAAGCCAGATAAATATGATCCACGTGATGTTGAAAGGCTACAACAAGATGATAACTGGGTTGAAAGCTACTTACTTTGGAGACATAATGTTGTCGATGAAACTCTGAAGATGCTTGATGAGAGTTTTCAGTGGAGGAAAGAAATGTCTGTTAACG ACCTGACTGAATCCTCCATTCCCAGATGGTTATTGGAAATTGGTGGTATTTATCTCCACGgttatgacaaagaaggcaacaAGTTGT TCTGGATCAGGGTGAAGTATCATGTAAAAGACCATAAAACCATGTTGGACAAAAAGAAGCTTATCGCATTCTGGTTGGAACGTTATGCTAAACGAGAAAATGGGAAACCCGTAACAGTGATGTTCGACCTGTCAGAGACTGGAATAAATAGCATC GACATGGACTTTGTACGCTTTATCATCAACTGCTTTAAGGTTTATTATCCTAAATACCTCT CAAAAATGGTGATCTTTGACATGCCTTGGATAATGAATG CTGCTTTCAAAATTGTGAAATCCTGGCTTGGCCCAGAAGCAGTGAGTTTGTTGAAGTTTACGAGTAAAAATGAAGTCCAAGACTATGTCAGCGTAGAATACCTGCCTCCCCACATGGGTGGAACT GATCCTTTTAAGTATAGCTATCCACCACTAGTAGATGATGACTTCCAGACACCCTTGTGTGAAAATGGGCCTATTGCCAGTGAGGATGAAGCTTCAAGTAAAGAAGATATAGAAAGTGATGGCAAAGAAACCTTGGAAACCGTTTCTAATGAAGAACAAACAACTCTTCTAAAAAAG attaaTGTGACTGAACATACTTCCaaagctgaagaaaatgaaaaggttgaTTCCAAAATGAAAGCTTTCAAAAAACCATTGAGTGTGTTTAAAGGGCCCTTATTACACATCAG CCCAGCGGAAGAACTGTATTTTGGAAGTACAGAATCTGGAGAGAAGAAAACTTTGATAGTGTTGACAAATGTAACGAAAAACGTCGTGGCATTTAAG GTGCGAACAACTGCTCCAGAAAAATACAGAGTCAAGCCAAGCAACAGCAGTTGTGACCCTGGAGCCTCAGTTGATATAGTTGTGTCTCCCCACGGGG GTTTAACAGTCTCTGCCCAAGACCGTTTTCTGATAATGGCTGCAGAAATGGAACAGTCATCTGGTACGGGCCCCGCAGAATTGACTCAGTTCTGGAAAGAAGTTCCAAGAAACAAAGTGATGGAGCATAG GTTAAGATGCCATATTGTTGAGAGCAGTAAACCAACCACCCTGACATTAAAAGACAGTGGTTTTAACATGTCTGATAAAACCAGTGAGGATCTTTATCTACAG TTTGCCACCTCCAGACGTGAAAATGACTTCAGTACACCCTAA